The Kribbella sp. NBC_00662 nucleotide sequence TCGACGCACCGCCCATCACGCCGGCGACACCGATCGCGCCGGAGTCGTCGGTGATCAGCAGGTCCTCGACGTCCAGCTCACGGGTCTGGTCGTCGAGCGTCATCAGCTTCTCGCCGGCGTTCGCCCGCCGGACGACGATCTCACCGGACAGCCGGCCCTTGTCGTACGTGTGGATCGGCTGCCCGAGCTCGAGCATCACGTAGTTCGCCACGTCGACCCCGATCGAGATCGGCCGCATCCCGGACGCGAGCAGCCGCTTCTGCATCCACCGCGGCGACAACGCCTGCGCGTCGATCCCGGTCACCGTCCGCGTGACGAACACGCTGCACGCCTCGGCATCGTCGACCCGCACCGGGTAACCACCCGCCCCGGACCCGTCCAGCGTCAGCTCGGCGGGATCCTTCAGCGCAACGCCGTACGCCGTCGCTGCCTCGCGGGCGACCCCGCGGATCGACAGGCAGTACCCGCGATCCGGCGTCACCGCGATATCGAGCACGTCGTCGCGCAGCGCGAGCAGCTCGATCGCGTCATCACCCGGCGCGGCCTCACCCGGCTCCAGCACGACGATCCCGTGCGTACCGTCGTCGCCCAGACCGAGCTCCGCGCTCGAGCAGATCATCCCGTTGGAGACATGCCCGTACGTCTTCCGCGCCGAGATCGCGAACCCGCCGGGCAGCACAGCACCCGGCAGCACGACGACGACGAGATCGCCGACCGCGAAGTTGTTCGCACCGCAGACGACCCACTGCGGCTCGTCCTTGCCGATGTCGAGCGAACACCAGCGGACCGTCTTGCCGTTCTTCTGCGGCTCGTCCTCGAACGTCAGCACCCGGCCGACCACGAGCGGACCGGTCAGGTCGGACTCCTCGACGGTCTCGACCTCGAGGCCGGCCCGGATCAGCTTCTCGCCGACGTCGCGGCCGGTCACACCGGCCGGGAGGTCGACGTACTCACGGAGCCATGACAGTGGGACCCGCATCAGATCTCCATCCCGAACTGGCGGCTGAACCGCACGTCACCCTCGACCATGTCCCGCATGTCCTCGACCCCGTTGCGGAACATCAGCGTCCGCTCCAGGCCCATGCCGAACGCGAACCCGGAGTACCGCTCGGTGTCGATGCCGTTGGCCTGCAGGACCCGCGGGTTCACCACACCGCAGCCGCCCCACTCGATCCAGCCCTCGCTGCCGCAGGTGCGGCACGGGCGGTCGGGGTTGCCGACGGACGCGCCGCGGCAGACGAAGCACTTCAGGTCGACCTCGGCCGACGGCTCGGTGAACGGGAAGAAGTTCGGCCGGAGGCGCGCCTCGAGGCCCTCGCCGAACATCGAGACGACGAAGTGGTCGAGCGTGCCCTTCAGGTGCGCGAGCGTGATCCCTTCGTCCACGACGAGGCCTTCGACCTGGTAGAAGACCGGCGTGTGCGTCGCGTCGAGCTCGTCGGTGCGGAACACGCGGCCCGGGCAGATCACGTAGATCGGCGGCTTGCGGCTCAGCATCGACCGCGCCTGGACGGGCGACGTGTGCGTCCGCAGAACCTTGCCGGAGCCGGCCGGCTCGACGAAGAACGTGTCCTGCATCTGCCGCGCCGGGTGGTCGGGCTGGAAGTTCAGCGCGTCGAAGTTGAGCCACTCGGCCTCGACTTCCGGGCCCTCGGCGACGTCCCAGCCGAGCGCGGTGAAGACGTCCGCGACCTGCTCGGAGATCAGCGAGAGCGGGTGCCGCGCGCCGAGCTCGGGGGTGTGCCACGGCAGCGTCACGTCGACGCGCTCGGTGGCCAGCATCCGCTCCTCGTGCTCGGCCTCGAGGACGGCCAGCCGAGATGCGAAGCCCTCGTTGATCGCCTTCCGGGCCGCGCCGATCCGCTGACCGGCCTCCTTGCGGGCCTGCGGCGGCAGCGCGCCGATCTCCCGGTTGGCCAGCACGATCGGCGATTTGTCGCCGAGATGGGTGGACTTGGCCTCCTGCAGGGCGGCCAGGTCGGCCGCCTCGGTAAACGCCGTCAGTGCCTCGTCGCGGGTCCGCTCCACCTCTTCGGCATGCAGCGGCGTCACTTCGACCGGGTCGTAATCAGTGTTGGGACCGGACATGGCTCGCTCTCAATTCGGAACTTCTGCGAATTGCAGTCTAGAAACCCGAACCCCAAGAGCGTGAATCGGCTGTCCACAACCCTGTGGATCAGCCCATTTTGTATCTGCCCCGGACGATCGCGCCGAGGACCGCCAGCGCGGCCAGCAGCGCGCCGACGCCGACCGGCAGCAGGAAGATCGGGTACGCCGAGGGCCCCGGCGCGCGGTCTTCCAGGATGAGGCAGGCCGCCGCGGCCACGACGTACCCGAGGGCAAGGATCGTGGACACGACACCGGCGGCCTGCGCCCATTTCAGGACGAACCGATGCGATCTCCGCCAGCCGATCGTGAACGTCACGAGAGCCACCGGGATCAGCACCAGCGTGCAGGAAAGCATCAGATTCACGACCCCTTGCGCGTCACTCCCCTGCAGCATGCGCACATCGTGTCAGTGCACTGGGTCGTCCACCGGTGCCGGAGCGGAGTCCTCGACCTTGGCCTGTCCGCGCGGCAGGAGCGCCAACGCGACCACAGCACCCGCGATCGCACCGCCGGCTCCGACGGTCATCGAGATCGACATTGCGTCGATGAACGCATGCTTGGCGGACGCGAAGAAGTCCGGACCGAGCGCGAGGGTGTCCGCGATCGACTTCCGTGCTGCCTCCGGAACGGAGTCAGGCAGCGCCGAGGAGTACGCCGCCGCGAGCACACTGCCCAGTACGGCGACCGAGAGCGCCGCGCCGGTCTGCTGCACGGTGTCGTTCATCGCCGAGCCCACACCGCGGTGCTCTGCCGGAACGGCCTGCATCAACAGCGTGTACGCCGCCGGACCGGCCAGACCGCCGCCGATGCCCATCACCAGCAGGCCGATGATCAACAGCCCGTAGCCGCTCGAATCGGACACCTGCGTCAGGATCCCGAAGCTGCCCGCGATGATCAGCAACCCGAGGCAGATCAGCGTCCGGTCCGCGACCTTCTTCCCCAGTGCGGCGCCCAGCCCGTTGAACGCGGCCGCGGCAACGGCGTACGGAATCAGCGCCAGCCCGGCCTTCAGCGGGCTGTACCCGAGCACGAACTGCAGGTACTGCGTCAACGCCAGCAGCAACCCGCCCGCGGTGAACGACAGCAGCACGATCGAGAAACTCGTACCGCTGAAGCGGCGATCCCGGAACAGCGCGAGCGGCACCATCGGGTGCTCACTGCGCTTCTCCCACAGCGCGAACGCGGTCAACGCGACCACTCCGACGGCGAGACCGCCGAGGACCCGGGCGGAGCCCCAGCCATCCGCGGGGATCGACACGATCGCCCAGACGATCGACGCCATCCCGACGATCGTCAGCACCGCGCCGATCGGGTCGACGTCGCGCGCCGGACCCTTCGACTCCGGGATCAGCGCGAGGGTCCCGATGATCGCGAGCGCGGCGATCGGCACGTTCAGCAGGAAGATCGAGCCCCACCAGAAGTGGTTCAGCAGGACCCCGCCGATGGTCGGGCCGGCGACCACACCGAGCATCGCGACCATCGACCAGCCGGCCATCGCCTTGCGCTGCTCCTCCGGCGGGAACACGGTGAACAGCAGCGACAGCGTGCTCGGCATCAGCAGCGATCCGCCGACACCCATCAGGAAGCGGCAGGCGATCAGCTGCCACGGGTTGTCGGCCAGGGTCGCCAGCAGCGAGGCCGCGCCGAAGACCACCAGGCCGAGGAGCAGCATCTTCCGCCGGCCGAACCGGTCGGACAGGCTTCCGGCGGTCAGCAGCAGCCCGGCGAACGCCAGGATGTAGGCGTCGATCACCCACTGGATGTCCGCGGGTGTCGCGCCCAGATCGCGCATCAGCGACGGGATCGCCAGGTTCAGGACGGTGTTGTCGACGACCAGGACCATCAGGCTCAGGCACAGGATCAGCAGGATCCACCAGCGACGCGGATGCCCCGCCGCTGCGGAAGTCTCGGACGACTCGAACGGTGTACTAGTCACTCGCACACTGTACGACAAACTCGTACAGTGTGCGAGTGCTTTGTAGGATGGGTGCATGAGGGAAACGATCTGGACCCGGCAACGGACAGCTGCACCGGCGCGCGAGACGCTCAGCCGGGAGCAGATCGTGAAGAACGCAATGGAGATTCTGGACAGCGAGGGCGTCGGCGGGCTGAGCATGCGCAAGCTCGCCGCCCGGCTCGGAGCCGGCGCGACCAGCCTCTACTGGCACGTGCCGACCAAGGACGACCTCGTCGACCTGCTGATCGACCAGGTCTGGGGAGAGATCGACGTGCCCGAGCCGGAGCTGGCCGGGTGGCGGAGCGGGGCACTGCTGTTCGGGCACAGCCTGCGCTCCGCCGTACTGCGGCATCCGTGGCTGCCCGAGGTGATGTACACCAGGCCGAGCATCGGCCCGAACGCGATGGCGCTCGGCGAGCGCGGCCTGGTGCTGTTCGGAGCGGCCGGGTTCACCCCGCGGGAGGTCGACCTGGCGATGGGCAGCGTGATGTCGTACGTGCTCGGCACGGTCAGCGCCGAGGTCGCGACCCGCGAGATGGTCCGGAAGTCCGGCCGCTCCGAGGAGAGCTGGGTGAGCGAGATGCTCGAGCAGGCGCAGTCGGTCGCCGGTGACTACCCGCAGATGCAGGAGTCGGTCCGCCGCCGTACGTCGGTGAACCTTGACTCCGAGCTGACCGAGAACTTCGTCTTCGGCCTCGACGCCCTGCTCGACGGCCTGCAGTCCCGCGTCAAGAAGTAAGGCCGAACCACGGTTCCTTGGCCAGTTCCTCGTCCAATACCTTGCGATCGCCCTCACTCGCGACGAGCTTCGTCAGCTCACGAGCTTTCTCCAACTCCACGCGCGCGGCAGCCGTCTGACCGGTTGCCGCGAGCGCCCGAGCCAGCGCCTCGCGGGCGAAGGGCTCGTCCCAGTCAGCCATCTGCTCGGGGTGTGTCTCGATGAGCTCGAGACAGCGGCGCGCGTGCTGCAGCCCCACGTCGAGGCGTCCGATCCGGAGCGCCACCCGGGCGATCAGGTGCTCGCCGCGGGCGTGATTCGCCTCGTTGCCTGCCTCCAACCAGTGCAGGCAGGCGGCGTACGCGCCGTACAGCAAGCGCTCCTGGTCTTCCAGCGGGCTTGTCTCGTCGATCTCTTCGAGCAGGTCCCAGGTCTCGTTGTTGAGCTCGACGCCGAAGTACCGGTGCAGCTCGCGGCCCTCAACGAGCTCGGTGGCCACCTTCTCCATCAGCTCCGGCCAGCTCGCCAGCCCGTACTCCCGCGCAATCGTCAACTGCGCGTCCCGCAACGTGAAGGTCGCCTCGTCAAACGCCGGGTGATGCGCGCGAGCCCGCTCGATAGCATCGGGCCGGCCTTTGACGACCGCCTTACGGAGCTCCTTCGCCCGGGCGCGCAACTGGCTGAGGCTGGCCTTCGCGGGCAGCGGTGTAGTCGACATCAACAGTCCTTCCAGACAGCCCGCTCCGCTGAATCAGACCGTCCCGAAGGGTTCACCGGTCGACACAGGTACTACTCCCACCATCCAGGTGCACTCAGTGCTTGCCGCGGAGAAGAGGCGCCCTGGCGCGCGCTAGCCCAACGCTGACACGCGATACCCCACCCCGTCAATCAGCGTGGCAGATGGATCGGGTTGGTCCAGGCTCGATGGCCGGTTGCGTCCTCGACGGTGATACGGCAGTGGCGACCGCGGAACAACGACCAGGACAGGGTGCACTCGGTGAGGTCGGTGCCTTGGGCAAGCTCCGCGCCGGGGTGGCCGCCGGTGAGGAGGATCTTTGTGGCGGGTGAGCAGCGGACGACGATCGCGTCGCCCTCGAGGTGTACGTCGTACAGCTCGGGGCCGGTGCTGGAGTAGAAGTGGCCGGCCTTCAAGGCGGTCAGGAGCGCGTCCGGTTCGAGGGCTTCGGCGCGGACGTGCACCCAGGCCTGGCAGGGCGGCGGGTCCTGGGGTTGCAGGTGGGCGTCGTCGGCGGCGTACGTCGTGAGGCGGTGACCGCGATTGAGCAGGACATCGGCGAGGTGCCAGCTGTCGCCGCGGTTCTCGCGCTCGGACAGGGCGTTCTGGACCTCGATCGAGTGCGCTGCGTCGAGGCTCTCGGCGTCGGCCGCTGTCAGGAGTGAAGCCGACGGGTGGGCCATGCCGACGAACGCACCTGCGGCCCGCGCTCGTCTCGCCAGCTCAGGACCGGTCTCGGCGTCCGACGGGCGTGCGAAGTCCAGTGGCAGACCGGCAGCGATGATGTGCCACTGCTGACCGGCTTCCGTCCGCGGGGCGTGGAGTTCGGCGCCGATCAGCGTGGTGAATCCGTCCGCCCGCAGGTCCCTGGTGTCGGTGATCGGGTATCCGTACTCGGGCCGGAAGTGGTCGGTGATCGCAACGAAGTCGTACCCGGCGTCGCGGTACACGTCCGCGGTCTCGCGCGGCGATCGCGCTCCGTCGGACAGGTTCGAGTGGGTGTGCAGATTCCCGCGCCAGAACCGCCCAGGGAGATCGAACGTCATCGGCGTTGGGCTCGGGCTGAGGCGTAGAGGCAGACCGCGGCGGCGGTCGCGAGGTTGAGGGACTCGGCGCGGCCGTAGATCGGGACCTTCACGGAGTGGTCGACGATGGCGTTGATGTCGTCGGGCAGACCGTGGGCCTCGTTGCCGAAGAGCCAGACCGTGGGCTTGGCGAGCGTCCCGTCGTCGATGCACGTGTCGAGATCGGTAGCGCCGTACCCGTCGGCGGCGAGCACCTGCAGACCCTGGTCACGCCAGGACCCGACGGCCGTCGCGATGTCGACGTCGGTGGTGATCGGCACGTGGAAGATGCTGCCGACACTGGCCCGGACGGCCTTCGGGTTGTGCGGGTCCACGGACTCCGCCGACAGTACGACGGCATCCGCGCCGGCCGCGTCCGCCGTACGGATCAAGGTGCCGACGTTGCCGGGATCGCGGACCTGGACGCCGGCCGCGATCAGCTTGCCAGTGGGCGCGAACGGCACGGTGACCAGCGAGCAGACGGCGACGACGCCCTGCGAGGTGACGGTTTCGCTCAACGCCTCGACGGCGGCGCGGTTGACCTCGAACCACGGGACGCCGGCCGCCGCGGCCAGGTCGTGGAGATCACGATGACGGGTCGCGACCTCGGGTTCGGCGTACACCTCGACGACGAGTTCGCGATGCTCGAGGGCTTCCCGGACGGCCTGCGGGCCTTCGACCAGGAAGCGGCCGGCCTTGCGCCGGAACGCACGAGTGGCGAGCCGCCGAGCCTGCTTGATGCGCGCGGATTGCGCGGTCAGCAGACCGGGACTCGCCACTGTGGTGTAGGGGTGTTGCTCAGGCCGCGGCGTCGGTCTTCGGCGCGTTCACGTCGGCCGGCAGGGCGGCCTTGGCCACCTGCACGAGCGCGGAGAACGCCGCCGGGTCGTTGACAGCCAGGTCGGCCAGGATCTTGCGGTCGACCTCGACCTCGGCCAGCCGCAGGCCCTGGATGAACCGGTTGTAGGTCAGGTCCTCGGCCCGGACCGCGGCGTTGATCCGCTGGATCCACAGCTTGCGGAAGTCGCCCTTGCGCGCCTTGCGGTCACGGTAGGCGTAGACGAGCGAGTGGGTGACCTGCTCCTTGGCCTTGCGGTACAGCCGCGAGCGCTGGCCGCGGTAGCCGCTGGCCTGCTCAAGTACGGTACGACGCTTCTTGTGGGCGTTGACTGCCCGCTTCACGCGTGCCATGAGGTGTTACTCCTTGTATTTCTGCGCCGGAGAGAGGTAGGCCCACTCGGCGGGGATGTTGGGGGGTGAGGGTGGTGCTCAGATGCCGAGAAGCTTCTTGGCCTTCTTCGCGAACGCGGGTGCAACCTCGACGGTGCCGCTCAGGCGCCGCTTGCGCTTGGACGTCTTCGCCTCGGCGAGGTGGCGGACACCGGTCTGCTCGCGGCGAACCTTGCCCGTCCCGGTGATCCGGACGCGCTTCTTCATCCCCGAGTGGGTCTTCATCTTCGGCATGGCTGTTGTGCTCCTGATTATCTTCGTTGACTCGAACTCTGGTGTGACCGGCTCCGGCTGCTGTGACTGACCTGGCGGCCGGAGCGTTACGTCACTCCGGGTCGAGGTTGTCGGCCGGACCCTTCGGCTTCTTCGTGACGCCGGCGGCGCGTTCTGCCTCGTGGGCCTGGGCCTGCTCGGCGCGCTCCGCGCGCTCCGCCTGCTCCTCGGCCTCCCGCTCGGCCTTGCGCTGCGCCTTCTCGGCTTCCACGTCCACGCGCGCCTCGGACTTCTTCTTGTGCGGCCCGAGCACCATGATCATGTTCCGGCCGTCCTGGCGCGGCGAGGACTCGACGAAGCCGAGCTCGTTCACGTCTTCGGCCAGCCGCTGCAGCAACCGGAACCCGAGCTCGGGCCGGGACTGCTCACGTCCGCGGAACATGATGGTGATCTTGACCTTGTCCCCGGCCTTCAGGAACCGGACCACGTGACCCTTCTTGGTCTCGTAGTCGTGCGGGTCGATCTTCGGCCGCAGCTTCATCTCTTTGATGATGGTGTTGGTCTGGTTCCGGCGTGACTCGCGCGCCTTCTGCGCGGTCTCGTACTTGTACTTGCCGAAATCCATCAGCTTGCAGACCGGAGGCCGGGCGGTTGCCGCGACCTCGACCAGGTCGAGATCGGCCTCCTGGGCCAGCCGCAGTGCGTCTTCGATCCGGACGATGCCAACCTGCTCACCGTTCGGTCCGACCAGTCGCACCTCGGGAACGCGGATGCGCTCGTTGACGCGCAAATCAGTGGTGATGGGTCCTCCTGGGTTGAACTAGTACTGGTGCCACCTCGTCATCGCCGGGAACCCCGCTGGAAAACACAAAGGGCCCTCGTGCGATCACACGAAGGCCCAATTCCCAGATCGACGACGCCCCAACCCCTCCGGGTGGTACGCCGTACGATCGCTGTGATGCTCCGGATGTCCTCCAGAATTTCTCAGCGTTGACCGGGACCCGCCGACTGTTCATCGACTGGGTGGGAGGTGGCCCTCCGCTTAGACCAGAACCGCCGGCAGCCTCTGAATATTCCACTCAGGGGTCACCAACAGACCGGGTCGGTCGCCATGTAAGAGTAACAGCATGACCGACGCAGATGCCACTTCGCAGCCGGACCCGCTCTCCACCGCTTCTCGGGACATCGCCGAGGTACCTGCCGTCGAGATCATCTCAACTGCGGCACTCCACCTGATGAGCGCCGCGGCCGTCAACCTCGGCCTGGCCGCCGACCTCCCCGACCACAAGGACCTCGACGAGGCCCGCTCGCTGATCGACTCCTTGGCCGGCCTCCTCGACGCGGCCGCGCCCGCTCTCGGCCACCACCACGCCGCGCCCCTGAAGGACGGTCTGCGCTCACTCCAGCTCGCCTTCCGCGAAGCCAGCACCATCCAGGACGAGCCCGGCCAGGGCCCCGGCGAGAAGTACACCGGCGCCGTCTTCCCGGCGGCCTCCGGCCGCTGACTGCGGTCAGCCCAGAGCGGCGAAGAACGCGAGGATGCCGGCCGGGGCGTCGGGCGCGAAGGAGATCTCGAGGTTCGCCGCGGATTCGGCGGCCGCAGCCTCGGCGCGCGGGAAGAGCGCCGACTCGTACGTCGCCAGGGCGGCCTCGGCGTCGTCGGGCTGTGCGATCAGGGCGGCGGCGAGTTCGGCGGCGTCCTGCATGGCCAGGTTGGCGCCCTCGCCGGCGAACGGCGACATCAGGTGCGCGGCGTCGCCGAGCAGCGTGACGCCCGGGATCCGCTTCCACTGATGACCGATCGGCAGCGCGTGGATCGCGCGCGGGAACGGCTCGGTGTCGGATTCGCGGACGAGGCGGAGAAGACGGTCGTCCCAGCCGTCGAATCCGGCCAGCAGATCGTCCTTCGTGATCGCGGTCCACGGCTCGTCGACCTGTACGGCGGCGTACACATGCAGACGATCAGGCTCCCGGTGGGCCAGGAGCCCACGGCCGGCACCGAGGGCCATCATCATGCCGCCGCCGATCAGATCGGCGCTGTCCTGATGGCGCGTCTCGGGGTCGAGCAGGTTCAGCTCAGCGAACGAGAGACCCAGGTACGCCGGGATCGCATCCGAAACCAACGGCCGCACCTTGGACCACGCGCCGTCCGCACCGATCAGAAGGTCGGCGGTGAACGTACTCCCGTCGGCCAGCCGCACCTTCCGATCGGCGGAGGTCTCGACGACCTTCGCGCCCCAGCGGATCGTGCCGTCCGGCAGGCCGCCGAGCAGCAGGCCGCGCAGGTCGCGGCGGTGCACCTCCGGCCGGCCGCTGCCTTCGTGGTCGTGCGACAGCCGCAGTACGCCGTGCTGGTCGTAGACCTTCATCGATTCGCCGCCGGGCATGATGATGCGCAGGAAGTCGTCGTACAGACCGGCTGCTTTCAGAGCTGCCTGGCCGGACTCCTCGTGGATGTCGAGCATGCCGCCCTGGGTGCGGGCGGTCAGTGAGGACTCGGCTTCGTAGACAACGGCCTCGATGCCGTTGACGTGCAGGATGCGGGCCAGGGTCAAACCGCCGAGGCCGGCGCCGATGATCGCGATCATGCTCGTTCTCCTTCTGTGCGTGGAGTGGCGAGCACTCCGTTGATCAGTACGCGGACGCCCCAGGAGGTCCGGTCCGGTCCGGCCCCGCTCAGCAGGTCCTCCCCCAGCGCCGCGATCCGCGGATGCGTCTCGGGTCGGACCGCCCGCAAGGCGGCGGCCACTGCGTTCCATGCCTCCGGATCGTCGCCACCCGCGTGCTCGGCAGCGGTCGAGGTGGCCAGCTGCAGCAGCAGGTCGACTCCCCACGACGCCTGCCGCGGCGGCACGTCACCTTCGTCGAGCAGCGCGAGGATCGACTCGACCAGCCGCAGATAGTTCTGACCGGATGGGCGCGCGCTGACGGCGGACTGGGCAAGGCTCGGGTATTCGAAAAGCACGAGCGTGTACGACGCGAGCACCGCCTCGAGCCGATCCCGCCAATCGCCGTCCGCCTCGACCGGCGAGAGATCCACCGCGCCGAGCAGCTCGTCGAGCACGGCAGCGTGCAGCTGGGCCGTGTTGCGGAAGTAGACGTACAGCGAGGCCGGCCCGGTATCGAGCTCCTTGGCCAGCCGCCGCATGGTGACCCGCCCGAGCCCTTCGACCCGCATCACGTCGACGGCAGCCGCCACAATCCCCCGCCGAGTCAACGCCTCCTTGGCCGGGCGTTCTCGCCTGCTCCTCGGTTCATCCATGCTTCGAGCCTAACGAACATGTTCGTTACGAACAAGTTCGCCAAGCTGATCGGCTCAGCGCGGGCGGGACCACAACTCCCGAATTGCGTGGTGGCGGCCGGCGCGGCCGGGTACGGTCGGCGATCGTGTCCGACGAGATCCCGGCTCCGGTGGCCAAGCTTGACGCGCAGCAGTTGCTGATCGAGGTGAACGAGCGGTCGGGAGCAGGGCTGACCTTCGTCGGGCGGGCGGCTGCCGGGGAGGTCGGCGCTGGGTTCGTGCGGTGGCCTGACGGGCGAGACGGCGTTCTCACGCGCGGGTTCGGGTCGCTCGACGACTTACGTCGTACGGCGAGAGTTCTCGACGCGGCGCGGTCGGATGGGTTGCCGGTGCCGCAGTATCAGCTGCTGATCGAGGTGACAGACGGGGTCGGCGTGGTCCAGGAGCGTTTGCCGGGTCGGCCGCCTGAGGTGGTCGACCGCGCGCTGCTCGAAGCGATGATCGCGCTGACCGACCGCTTCGCGGGGCTGGCCGACGATCTGCCGGTCCCGTCGATGTACCTGCTCGAGAGCGGGCCGGGCTTCTGCCTGCACGAGTCTCTCCAGCGGTACGACGATCGCACGCGACGGTTGCTCGAATGGGTCCGCGAGGTCGGCCGCGACGAGCCGAGCTGGATGACCGGCGACGATCTGGTGCACCTCGACTTCCATACCGGCAACGTGCTGGTCGACGAGGCCGGCGAGCTGACGGGCATCGTCGACTGGGACGGTATCGGGCGCGGCGATCGCCGGTTCGGCCTTGTCACGTTGCGGTTCGACGCACACTCGCGATTGCCCGACGCGGACCTCGACTGGTTCGACGAACTGCTGGACGACGCACTGGATCCCGCCGTACTGCGGTTGTACTGGGCACACATGAGCCTGCGCCTCGTCGACTGGTCGATCCGCCACCACACCCCGGCCGACACCACGCGCTGGCTCGATTTCGCCGAGACGCGGACGGGCTGACCGCGGTCGCGTCGAACCGGATCCACGACCGCCTTCACGGCGCTGGTGAAGTAGCAGCAAGACCGGACCGCAACCCGTTTCGGAGCAGGCCGAAATCGGTTCACGACGCCCCACAGCGCGGCGGATGTCTCCTAACTTCGAAGTGCGGTCTCCGACCGGGGACCGTCCGGACAAGAGGGGACGAAAGCATGCGCAAGATCGCGATGACTGCCGCCGGGATCGCCGCCGCTGTGATCGGTACGGGCGTGGCGCTCGCACCGACCGCGAACGCGGCAACCGCCGGCACGGCGACGGCGTGCCCGTCGGGGGCAGTCTGTCTTCAGGAGCCGAACGGCAGCATCCTGAGCAAGAACATCTGGTACAGCTACGGCGCGCACAACCTGTCGAACGTGATCGGCACCAAGACGCTGATCAACAGCCAGACCGGCGGTGCGGGCTTCCAAATCTGCACGGGTTACAACGGCACCGGCTGCGGTCCGGTCTACCGCTGGACGGGCCCGTCCGAACCGCACGACTTCACCCCGATCAACTCGATCGTCCTGGTGAAGTAACCAGCAACCGCGCCGGCTCCTCCCCCGCCAGGATCGGAGCCGGCGCTCTGCTGTTCCGCGGGGACTAACCCTTGACGGCTCCTTCTTCGACGCCTTTGAAGAAGAACCGTTGGAGGGTGGCGAAGACTATGACGATGGGGATGAAGGCGATCATCGTGCCGGCGGCGATCAGGCGGGGGTTGTTGCTGAAGGTGCCGGACAGGTACTGCAGGCCGACGGTCAGGGTGTACTTGTTCGGGTCG carries:
- a CDS encoding FAD-dependent oxidoreductase → MIAIIGAGLGGLTLARILHVNGIEAVVYEAESSLTARTQGGMLDIHEESGQAALKAAGLYDDFLRIIMPGGESMKVYDQHGVLRLSHDHEGSGRPEVHRRDLRGLLLGGLPDGTIRWGAKVVETSADRKVRLADGSTFTADLLIGADGAWSKVRPLVSDAIPAYLGLSFAELNLLDPETRHQDSADLIGGGMMMALGAGRGLLAHREPDRLHVYAAVQVDEPWTAITKDDLLAGFDGWDDRLLRLVRESDTEPFPRAIHALPIGHQWKRIPGVTLLGDAAHLMSPFAGEGANLAMQDAAELAAALIAQPDDAEAALATYESALFPRAEAAAAESAANLEISFAPDAPAGILAFFAALG
- a CDS encoding TetR/AcrR family transcriptional regulator, which gives rise to MDEPRSRRERPAKEALTRRGIVAAAVDVMRVEGLGRVTMRRLAKELDTGPASLYVYFRNTAQLHAAVLDELLGAVDLSPVEADGDWRDRLEAVLASYTLVLFEYPSLAQSAVSARPSGQNYLRLVESILALLDEGDVPPRQASWGVDLLLQLATSTAAEHAGGDDPEAWNAVAAALRAVRPETHPRIAALGEDLLSGAGPDRTSWGVRVLINGVLATPRTEGERA
- a CDS encoding phosphotransferase gives rise to the protein MSDEIPAPVAKLDAQQLLIEVNERSGAGLTFVGRAAAGEVGAGFVRWPDGRDGVLTRGFGSLDDLRRTARVLDAARSDGLPVPQYQLLIEVTDGVGVVQERLPGRPPEVVDRALLEAMIALTDRFAGLADDLPVPSMYLLESGPGFCLHESLQRYDDRTRRLLEWVREVGRDEPSWMTGDDLVHLDFHTGNVLVDEAGELTGIVDWDGIGRGDRRFGLVTLRFDAHSRLPDADLDWFDELLDDALDPAVLRLYWAHMSLRLVDWSIRHHTPADTTRWLDFAETRTG